The stretch of DNA GATAGCAGCTCAAACAGGGTTCAGTCCATGATTTACAATGGACTGATCAAGTTTGACCAAGACCTTTCATATGCCCCTGACCTTGCGGAATCCTGGAACTTTTCCCCTGACGGGCTGGAACTGACTTTCAAACTGAAGCGGAACGTCAAATGGCATGATGGAGAAGATTTCTCGTCTGATGATGTCGTATTTTCCTATTCCAATCAAAGTTTCACAGTTGCCCAGTATGTGAAAACAGTAGAAGCCCTTGATAGATATACGGTCAAGGTGACCTATCTGAAGCCCTATTCGCCTGCGCTGCAGAATTACAGTCTCAAGATCATCCCCAGGCATATCTTTAAAAACTATGATTTTCATGACAACACGGAATTTAATTCTCACCCGATCGGAACCGGACCTTACAAATTCAAGGAGTGGACTTCAGGAGAGCAGGTCGTGCTGGAAGCCAATGAGAATTATTTCGAGGGCAGGCCGTTTCTCGACAGATACATCTTCAAGGTGATCCCTGATTCCTCGATGGCTTTCCTGGCTCTGCTCCGCCAGGATCTCGACATCCTCAGGATCACTCCTGACCAGTATGTCAAGCAGGCCGACTCAGATGAGTTCAAAAAATATTTTCTTCTCTACCGCTGTCCCTCTCCCGCCTCTTTCTGTACCATCGGCTATAACGAGAAAGAAGCAATTTTCCAGGATCGAAGAGTCAGGCAGGCGCTGACCATGGCTATTGACAGGCAGGAACTGATCAAAAATATTTTTTACGGTTTCGCGGAGACCCTCGACGGTCCCTGGGTGAAGACCAACTGGGCTTATGATAACAGCATTGTACCCCTCCCCTATTCCCCGGATAAAGCCAGGCAGCTGATGGGCGAAGCCGGCTGGGTCGA from Candidatus Wallbacteria bacterium encodes:
- a CDS encoding peptide-binding protein; this translates as MSPNRFGFYFFWLALSFLAAGCGRPAQNPQIQHSIVATDEAAFGDTLVEGAIADAISLNPWVSNDSSSNRVQSMIYNGLIKFDQDLSYAPDLAESWNFSPDGLELTFKLKRNVKWHDGEDFSSDDVVFSYSNQSFTVAQYVKTVEALDRYTVKVTYLKPYSPALQNYSLKIIPRHIFKNYDFHDNTEFNSHPIGTGPYKFKEWTSGEQVVLEANENYFEGRPFLDRYIFKVIPDSSMAFLALLRQDLDILRITPDQYVKQADSDEFKKYFLLYRCPSPASFCTIGYNEKEAIFQDRRVRQALTMAIDRQELIKNIFYGFAETLDGPWVKTNWAYDNSIVPLPYSPDKARQLMGEAGWVDKDNDSVLERDGKKFEVKITALNGEKIHELLAKAAIDFWSRIGVRAKLELVDGKTLKELCFLGTFDALIGQWGTYDPDLYYFFHRWEIPEPEKNKNGKNFVAYSNTLEVDALIQAARTTMEVKARIELYHKLQAVIYRDQPYTFLCAPDVLYAANSRIHGLKVSPAGIFCNTCKLNVPKDLQKYRSQTY